In Papaver somniferum cultivar HN1 unplaced genomic scaffold, ASM357369v1 unplaced-scaffold_117, whole genome shotgun sequence, the DNA window TGTACATACACCTCGTGCAAGAATGATCCGGACTGTCAAACGGATAACTTACTTTCTTACCCACATCATTCAGCGGATGGTCTTCATCTTGCATTGTATTTAAATTGTTGCATTTTTGTTTAAGGCATAATAGCAATAAATTTTGCAGAGCCAAGTAAATTGTGAAACAGTTTTCCTTCCTTGTCGACTAATATAACACAGTGAGTCACTTACTGGTCAACTAAAAATCTCACCAAAAAACAAGGAGGACAAGCACCTGACCTCcgaataggaaaaaaaaaattaagtaaaaACAAGAAAGATCTTAAAGAAAATTAAGTAAAAACAAGAAAGATTTTATCACCAACTGATCTAGACGGGCTTGTTGTACGTCGAGTTATGTGTTCCCTCGGTATATTACTATTTAGTGTCATCCATACCATTAAAAACGGCCAAGAGATGGTTTACATAATGAATTTCTTCCTCCGACCACCTTTATTAAATTTACGATGATAAAATGATTGTTAAGCTCAagtattttaaacagtttccacCAACATCTCCAAATTCCCTAGGTTAACTTGGCGCATTTTTTTAATTCTCAAAGAAATCCGTAACCGAAGCAGAAGACAGATTATAACAGAGGTTTTATATATGAACTtggggaagaaaaaaaatcgtaGTGTGTGTAAACCTAACTAATGATCATGCAAACTTTATCACCACATATCAATTGTGTGCATAGAAAACAAACACAAAGACTAGGAATTGCGTGTGACGTGCGTGCATTATCCAGTTAAAAGAGCTactccttgtttgttggatctgACTAGGTGTCTGACTCAAGACTTTAGATTGTTTTCATTTTATGAACCGCCATGGTCTTGCAAAAAGTATAGGATAGTAATATCAATACTGAATAGCAGTATCCAGCAAAATGGATAAAGACactcttcattttcagactctaTCAGTGTTGTAATTCCGTTCCAATTCTGTAAAGGCTTGGACTCTCCATGAGACATAGTCTGAGAGAGAAACCTCTGAATTTTGTTCAAGGCTTGAATTTTCTTAGACAAATGCATGCATAGAGTATTAAAAGTCGCTACCAACTTTTTATCAGGTTTAGTATCCTTCAAACATGTTagcagaaaggaaaaaaaaaaaaaagaatctcaCGAGCTAGAGTGCTTAGTGGAGCTTGAATGAAGATTCAAATAGGATTAATCTGCATTTTTGGAATTAGAATTCCATTGATCAGGATTTAATACAATACCTCTTTCAACCgcctttttcatttctttgtattATATTTCTGTATTCTGTATTCATCTGAAGACATTCATCAACCAATCTAGCAAGATCAAGTGAATGTTTAGGACGTAAGAACTGAGAGTTTGTTTCTGTGCTCAATGATATGATACCATGTTAAGCTTTTCGGGCATACAGATCCAAACAGTTTCCACCAACATCCCAACAAGCGCAACTTGATGTTTAACTCTGTCTTTTTTGCATACTCAAATTTGAACCTTTCTTGTTTTCTTCAGCAGTTCTGCTTCATTTCGTGGTTCTCTGTCGATTTTGTTGATCTGAAAAGATTGACAGGTCAAACCTAACTGAACTTGGAAAATTTTACCCTTTGGAAACTTTTGTGTTCAGATTTGAACTCCCATGGTCTTGTAAAATGCATAAGCCAATAGTAACGGAACTGAAAAGCAATATACAGGGAAATGAAGAAATGGGTTCATTTCATAGGCCTTTGACATAGCTCTACAGCTCTGCAAGAAACATCGGATTAAAAAAGTGATGGTTAGCCTAAAGTAAAAGCAATTTTATGTGTTTCTTCATAATCATCAGCATAAATTTGGTGCCACAAATATTTAGTTAATGCTAATTTTATCAAGGAGAGTACACAAGGGGAAGAAAAGACATAAAGCGAAAAAGCAATAGTAAAGATGAGAAGTTTTACCTTCCAATGCTTCCAGCAAATAATCAAGCAAAATATGACCAGAAGTATTCTCACCCAGGTCCTACCGCGGAGCAGCTTCAATCTTTTACCGTTCTGGTAATCATTCTTTACATGTCTCTTTGGCGCTCTAACATAATCATCTTCTTTCTTAGCTGATTGAGACAAGTAATGCTCCCGATATACTGTTCTTTCAGTAGCCAATGCCCATATGACAAAAACAGTGGGGAAAACTACGAAAACCAGATGAGGAATCACAATCACCATAACATCCGGAAAACCAATATGTACTTGTTTATCAACTGTCCAACCTTTGTAGGTCATGGATCCCTTATCCCCATCAACAGTTAAAACTTCTCCAAAAAACCATGGGAAGAACACCAAATAGATCACATAAACCAACATGCTACACCATACAGATGAGATCCTAGAAAACTCTGTTAGAAGCCATAAAAGGCCACTTGCGAATCCTTTCTCTACACTAAAATTCTTAAACGAGTAATTTTTCTTCGAGAATCTCAGGAGAGCTCTTGAAAAAAGAAGTATggaaaagagagagaaaagaatTGACCAAAGAATTGGATAATAAAGGGAAGCCCATTGGCAACCCATCACAAGAAACTCCTTCCACGTCCACCTGATCTTCAAAGTAACTCCATTAATCGAAAATGGTCTTATATCACTAAGAACTGATCTACCCATTGTGTCAACTGCTTCTATCTGCAACCAGTATCGATCAGGAGAATCATCCTCAAAGGCTCTCCAATTCCATGGAACAGCATAGAGATTTCCTGTAGTGGAGTTCTCCTCAAGCTTTCTCATTGTTGCATCCAACACCATATCAAGTTCTCCAGGACTTGAATCATAAATTTTTGCGGTAACTGAAACAATCGCAGATCTTGAGAATACTAAAGCTCTTATGGATTCGTAAAACAACAGATCCTTAGTCTGACAGTAGTAATCGTGGAGAGACGAAGTTGTTAGCATGTAGCGCGAATCAAGAGGAAAAGTAGGAAGTACGATTGTCTTCTCAGATTCTGACTTATTCAACTTGATGTCTACAAATGAGACGAGACCTGAATCAATAGCTAAGATCCGCATGACTCTGCTCTTTCTCCAATCTCCCATTTCCCACTCCCAGAATTCTTTAACAGATGGATCTCCATTAGAACAATTAACATT includes these proteins:
- the LOC113330033 gene encoding putative metallophosphoesterase At3g03305, which gives rise to MTKKSNKHRMGLLYLLLHCILLFSIPIVTVFSEPNSRTSFIDLKGGGAADSVIWVVQLSDLHFSIHNPERAIDFKELIGPALSIIHPSLVLITGDLTDGKSKDLLTMNQIEEEWKEYEQVTEEVIKRSGIDRERFYDLRGNHDNFGVPEVGGELDYFSKYSINGRLGRKGHVHSVTLQSGGRRHLFVGLDTTMNVGLRGPTNLFGHPTDKLLTDLDGELAQWDSQHATPVTKVSFGHFPLSFSAATDSGKTLKDVFLKHSLSAYLCGHLHTRFGNLKRHHQSGHNFLSLEKYFQPNVHQNTYESNTDNVNCSNGDPSVKEFWEWEMGDWRKSRVMRILAIDSGLVSFVDIKLNKSESEKTIVLPTFPLDSRYMLTTSSLHDYYCQTKDLLFYESIRALVFSRSAIVSVTAKIYDSSPGELDMVLDATMRKLEENSTTGNLYAVPWNWRAFEDDSPDRYWLQIEAVDTMGRSVLSDIRPFSINGVTLKIRWTWKEFLVMGCQWASLYYPILWSILFSLFSILLFSRALLRFSKKNYSFKNFSVEKGFASGLLWLLTEFSRISSVWCSMLVYVIYLVFFPWFFGEVLTVDGDKGSMTYKGWTVDKQVHIGFPDVMVIVIPHLVFVVFPTVFVIWALATERTVYREHYLSQSAKKEDDYVRAPKRHVKNDYQNGKRLKLLRGRTWVRILLVIFCLIICWKHWKSCRAMSKAYEMNPFLHFPVYCFSVPLLLAYAFYKTMGVQI